A window from Pseudomonas moraviensis encodes these proteins:
- a CDS encoding malonate decarboxylase holo-ACP synthase, whose protein sequence is MVNLTLAHDLLWGMTPAQLPADAPAWAVEVLAAGQPVVVRRALSAAGFVAVGVRGALREQRLAAFMPVDSIARRVSPEALCHVDSPRDLPVMQALTQLRPLLDDCGWVWGVSGSVGFELASGFAAMHAASDLDLILRTPQMIRRDQARKLVDLFDQTVCRVDAQLQTPFGAVALREWASDSARVLLKTAHHACLVMDPWNPQEQAA, encoded by the coding sequence GTGGTGAACCTGACTTTGGCCCACGATCTGCTCTGGGGTATGACCCCGGCGCAGTTGCCGGCAGATGCGCCGGCGTGGGCGGTCGAGGTGCTGGCGGCCGGGCAACCGGTGGTGGTGCGGCGGGCGTTGAGTGCTGCCGGTTTTGTCGCGGTGGGTGTGCGCGGGGCTTTGCGCGAGCAGCGCCTGGCGGCGTTCATGCCGGTTGATTCGATTGCCCGGCGGGTCAGTCCTGAGGCGCTGTGTCATGTCGACAGCCCGCGTGATTTGCCGGTGATGCAGGCGCTGACACAGCTGCGACCGCTACTCGACGATTGCGGTTGGGTCTGGGGTGTCAGCGGCAGCGTAGGGTTTGAATTGGCCAGTGGCTTTGCCGCGATGCACGCCGCCAGCGATCTCGATTTGATCCTGCGTACGCCGCAGATGATCCGTCGTGATCAGGCGCGGAAACTGGTCGATTTGTTTGATCAAACCGTGTGCCGGGTCGACGCGCAATTGCAGACGCCATTCGGTGCGGTGGCCTTGCGCGAATGGGCCAGTGATTCGGCGCGGGTGCTGCTGAAAACTGCCCATCATGCGTGTCTGGTTATGGATCCGTGGAACCCGCAGGAGCAGGCAGCGTGA
- the madM gene encoding malonate transporter subunit MadM, whose product MWDLIEKGLEHNGLITAFAFVGVIMWVSVVLSKRLTFGRIHGSAIAIVIGLVLAWVGGTMTGGQKGLADLTLFSGIGLMGGAMLRDFAIVATAFEVQATEAKKAGMIGVIALLLGTILPFIVGACMAWTFGYRDAVSMTTIGAGAVTYIVGPVTGAAIGATSDVMALSIATGLIKAILVMVGTPVAARWMGLDNPRSAMVFGGLAGTVSGVTAGLAATDRRLVPYGALTATFHTGLGCLLGPSLLFFIVRAIVG is encoded by the coding sequence ATGTGGGATCTCATCGAAAAAGGTCTGGAACACAATGGGCTGATCACCGCATTCGCCTTCGTCGGCGTGATCATGTGGGTGTCGGTGGTTCTCTCCAAGCGCCTGACCTTCGGACGCATCCACGGCTCGGCGATTGCCATCGTCATCGGCCTGGTGCTGGCCTGGGTTGGCGGCACCATGACCGGCGGGCAGAAAGGCTTGGCCGATCTCACGCTGTTCTCCGGCATCGGCCTGATGGGCGGGGCGATGTTGCGCGACTTCGCCATCGTCGCCACTGCCTTTGAAGTACAGGCCACCGAAGCGAAGAAGGCCGGCATGATCGGCGTGATCGCCCTGCTGCTGGGCACGATCCTGCCGTTCATTGTCGGCGCGTGCATGGCCTGGACCTTCGGTTATCGCGACGCGGTGAGCATGACCACCATCGGCGCGGGTGCGGTGACTTACATCGTCGGGCCGGTGACCGGTGCGGCGATCGGCGCGACCTCGGATGTGATGGCGCTGTCGATTGCCACCGGGTTGATCAAGGCGATTCTGGTGATGGTCGGCACCCCGGTCGCGGCGCGCTGGATGGGCCTGGACAACCCCCGCTCGGCGATGGTCTTTGGCGGGCTGGCCGGGACGGTGAGTGGCGTGACGGCGGGGCTGGCGGCGACGGATCGGCGCCTGGTGCCGTACGGGGCGTTGACGGCTACCTTTCACACCGGTCTTGGGTGTTTGCTGGGGCCGTCGCTGTTGTTCTTCATCGTTCGTGCGATTGTCGGCTGA
- a CDS encoding malonate decarboxylase subunit delta, whose product MESLSFEFPAGQPPRGRALVGCVGSGDLEVLIEPGLAGKLTINVQTSVNGAQQRWQHLFARMFDGTTPPAMAIDIHDFGATPGVVRLRLEQGFEEIGHD is encoded by the coding sequence ATGGAAAGCCTATCGTTTGAATTCCCCGCCGGGCAGCCGCCACGCGGTCGTGCGCTGGTCGGTTGTGTCGGTTCGGGAGATCTGGAAGTGCTGATCGAGCCGGGTCTGGCCGGCAAGCTGACGATCAATGTGCAGACCTCGGTCAATGGCGCGCAGCAGCGCTGGCAACACCTGTTTGCGCGGATGTTCGACGGCACCACGCCGCCGGCGATGGCCATCGACATCCACGATTTCGGCGCGACGCCGGGGGTGGTGCGCTTGCGTCTGGAACAGGGTTTCGAGGAGATCGGCCATGACTGA
- a CDS encoding LysR substrate-binding domain-containing protein, protein MLIDEELTLKKLEVFLAFMRTGNLARAAAELQTSNVSVHRAIHSLENALRCPLFKHEGRNLTPLESAYVLEERAQKLINDVVESVRLTREAAGFSAERFKLGSLYSLTVKTVPQLIMGLKIRRSELNIDLILGSNIDLLYKLKNMEVDAILVSLDDSINDPDCEQIALFSDDIFLATPADSKFAQRGEVDLAQVRDETFITLTQGFATHQDGVRVFKQAGFEPKVAMQVNDIFTLLSMVSSGVGYALLPGRIAAVYENRVKLIPLQEKYRLQQHIGVVFLKAKERDPNLLALLAECRMYANRQGGV, encoded by the coding sequence ATGCTGATCGACGAAGAATTGACCCTGAAAAAACTCGAGGTGTTCCTCGCCTTCATGCGCACCGGCAACCTCGCCCGCGCCGCCGCCGAATTGCAGACCAGCAACGTCAGCGTGCACCGCGCCATCCACTCTCTGGAAAACGCCCTGCGTTGCCCGCTGTTCAAACACGAGGGGCGCAACCTGACGCCGCTGGAAAGCGCTTACGTGCTGGAAGAGCGTGCGCAGAAGCTGATCAACGACGTGGTCGAAAGCGTGCGCCTGACCCGCGAAGCTGCCGGATTCTCCGCCGAGCGCTTCAAGCTCGGCTCGCTGTATTCGCTGACGGTGAAAACCGTGCCGCAACTGATCATGGGCCTGAAAATCCGTCGCAGCGAACTCAACATCGACCTGATCCTCGGCTCGAACATCGACCTGCTCTACAAGCTGAAAAACATGGAAGTCGACGCGATTCTGGTGTCGCTGGACGACAGCATCAACGACCCCGATTGCGAGCAGATTGCACTGTTTTCCGACGACATCTTCCTCGCCACCCCGGCGGACTCCAAGTTTGCCCAGCGCGGTGAAGTGGACCTGGCGCAAGTGCGCGATGAAACCTTCATCACCCTGACCCAGGGCTTCGCCACCCATCAGGACGGTGTGCGGGTATTCAAACAGGCGGGGTTCGAGCCGAAGGTGGCGATGCAGGTCAACGACATCTTCACCTTGCTGAGCATGGTCAGCTCGGGCGTGGGTTATGCGTTGCTGCCGGGAAGGATTGCGGCGGTGTACGAGAATCGGGTGAAGCTGATCCCGTTGCAGGAAAAGTACCGCTTGCAGCAACACATTGGCGTGGTGTTTCTCAAGGCCAAGGAGCGCGATCCGAATCTGTTGGCGTTGCTGGCGGAGTGTCGGATGTATGCGAATCGGCAGGGTGGGGTTTAG
- a CDS encoding triphosphoribosyl-dephospho-CoA synthase, translating into MHAFNLQMKPLSLAERLADLAVDALIDEADLSPKPALVDRRGNGAHTDLHLGLMHASALALWPAFKEMAEAALDIGEVGLPLREAIGRIGREGEQAMLVTTNGVNTHRGAIWALGLLVTAAALQPKSIALCAARLALLDDRYAPKPLSHGAQVAQRYGARGAREEAQLGFPSVLQRGLPQLQKSRANGHGEQNARLDALLAIMTELADTCVLYRAGEPGLHAMQSGAQAVLDAGGSASLSGRRRLHELDQQLIALNASPGGAADLLAATLLLDRIERDGIVQGAF; encoded by the coding sequence ATGCACGCATTCAACCTGCAAATGAAACCGTTGTCACTGGCCGAGCGCCTGGCCGATCTGGCAGTGGACGCGCTGATCGACGAAGCCGATCTGTCGCCGAAACCGGCGCTGGTCGATCGTCGCGGCAATGGCGCACACACCGATCTGCACCTGGGCCTGATGCACGCGTCGGCGTTGGCCTTGTGGCCAGCGTTCAAGGAAATGGCCGAGGCAGCGCTGGACATTGGCGAAGTCGGTTTGCCGTTGCGCGAAGCGATTGGCCGCATCGGCCGTGAAGGCGAGCAAGCCATGCTTGTGACCACCAACGGCGTCAACACCCATCGCGGCGCGATCTGGGCGTTGGGACTGTTGGTGACGGCCGCCGCGCTGCAACCGAAATCCATCGCCTTGTGTGCCGCACGCCTGGCACTGCTCGACGACCGCTACGCACCGAAACCGCTCAGCCACGGCGCACAAGTCGCCCAGCGTTACGGCGCACGCGGTGCCCGCGAGGAAGCGCAGCTGGGCTTCCCGTCCGTGCTGCAACGCGGCCTGCCGCAACTGCAGAAAAGCCGCGCCAACGGCCACGGCGAACAGAATGCCCGGCTCGATGCATTGCTGGCGATCATGACCGAGCTGGCCGACACCTGCGTGCTCTACCGCGCTGGCGAACCCGGCCTGCACGCCATGCAGTCGGGGGCGCAAGCGGTGCTCGACGCCGGCGGCAGCGCCAGCCTCAGCGGTCGCCGGCGCCTGCACGAACTCGATCAACAACTCATCGCATTGAATGCCTCGCCCGGTGGCGCCGCCGACTTGCTCGCAGCCACGCTGCTGCTCGATCGCATCGAGCGCGACGGCATTGTTCAGGGAGCATTTTGA
- the mdcE gene encoding biotin-independent malonate decarboxylase subunit gamma has protein sequence MSSYSLRGLHWFNALSEGAESVEGLPPSLKVADAELGRFIAVVADPDNRFPRARNGEVGLLEGWGLAKAVDDAISADRDQAQKRPIIAIVDVPSQAYGRREEALGIHQALAGAADSYARARLAGHPVIALLVGKAMSGAFLAHGYQANRLIALRDPGVMVHAMGKASAARVTLRSVEELEALAASVPPMAYDIDSYASLGLLWETLSVQQIEQPTAEDLARVRECLKQAIDDVSSSDLKGRLGASNRAASSRVRELLRAQW, from the coding sequence ATGAGCAGTTATTCATTGCGCGGTTTGCACTGGTTCAACGCCTTGAGCGAGGGCGCTGAAAGCGTCGAAGGTTTGCCGCCGTCATTGAAAGTGGCCGACGCTGAGCTTGGACGTTTTATCGCCGTGGTCGCCGACCCGGACAATCGTTTCCCTCGCGCTCGAAACGGCGAAGTCGGCTTGCTCGAAGGCTGGGGTCTGGCCAAGGCTGTGGATGACGCGATCAGCGCCGACCGCGACCAAGCGCAGAAGCGCCCGATCATCGCCATCGTCGATGTGCCGAGTCAGGCGTATGGCCGGCGCGAAGAAGCCCTCGGCATTCATCAGGCCCTGGCCGGCGCGGCGGACAGTTATGCCCGTGCGCGATTGGCCGGGCATCCGGTGATTGCGCTGCTGGTGGGTAAAGCGATGTCGGGCGCATTTCTCGCGCATGGTTATCAGGCCAATCGGCTGATTGCTTTGCGTGATCCCGGTGTGATGGTGCACGCGATGGGCAAGGCCTCGGCGGCGCGGGTGACCTTGCGCAGTGTTGAAGAACTGGAAGCGCTGGCCGCCAGCGTGCCGCCCATGGCCTACGACATCGACAGCTACGCCAGCCTCGGTCTGCTTTGGGAAACTCTCTCGGTGCAGCAGATCGAACAGCCGACGGCGGAAGATCTGGCGCGGGTGCGCGAGTGCCTGAAGCAGGCGATCGATGATGTGAGCAGCAGTGATTTGAAGGGCCGCCTCGGTGCGAGTAATCGCGCCGCCTCCAGCCGCGTCCGCGAACTGCTGAGGGCGCAGTGGTGA
- a CDS encoding biotin-independent malonate decarboxylase subunit beta, translated as MTDSAALLNKHSFVELGARQRAKALLDAGTFRELLDPFQRVMSPWLERQGVVPQADDGVIIAKGSLDGLPVVIAAIEGAFQGGSLGEVGGAKIAGALELAAEDNRNGIPTRAVLLLETGGVRLQEANLGLAAIADIHAAIVDLQRYQPVVGVVAGSVGCFGGMSIAAALCSYLLVTQEARLGLNGPQVIEQEAGIEEYDSRDRPFIWSVTGGEQRFNSGLVDRYVGDDVAQIRQQVGELLQLGLPAQPRSQRAEWFLQRLGKLNTDQQIEPSVVRDLYQGERS; from the coding sequence ATGACTGACAGCGCAGCGTTGCTCAACAAACACAGCTTCGTCGAACTCGGTGCGCGGCAGCGGGCGAAAGCCTTGCTCGACGCCGGGACCTTTCGCGAACTGCTCGATCCGTTTCAACGGGTGATGTCGCCATGGCTCGAACGCCAGGGTGTGGTGCCCCAGGCCGACGACGGCGTGATCATCGCCAAGGGCAGTCTTGACGGTCTGCCGGTAGTGATCGCGGCGATTGAAGGCGCATTCCAGGGCGGCAGCCTTGGCGAAGTCGGCGGGGCGAAGATTGCCGGTGCGCTGGAACTGGCGGCTGAAGACAATCGTAACGGCATTCCTACTCGCGCAGTGTTGCTGCTGGAAACCGGTGGCGTGCGCTTGCAGGAGGCCAATCTGGGGCTCGCGGCGATTGCTGATATTCATGCGGCGATTGTCGATTTGCAGCGCTATCAACCGGTGGTCGGCGTGGTCGCCGGCAGCGTCGGTTGCTTCGGCGGCATGTCGATCGCCGCTGCGCTGTGCAGCTATTTGCTGGTGACCCAAGAAGCACGTCTCGGTTTGAACGGCCCGCAGGTGATCGAGCAGGAAGCCGGGATCGAGGAATACGATTCCCGCGACCGGCCCTTCATCTGGAGCGTGACCGGCGGCGAGCAGCGTTTCAACAGTGGTCTGGTGGATCGTTATGTCGGCGATGACGTGGCGCAGATTCGTCAGCAGGTCGGAGAATTGCTCCAGCTAGGCTTGCCGGCACAGCCGCGCAGCCAGCGCGCCGAGTGGTTCCTGCAACGCCTCGGCAAGCTGAACACTGACCAGCAAATCGAACCGTCGGTGGTTCGCGATCTGTATCAAGGAGAGCGCTCATGA
- a CDS encoding adenosylmethionine--8-amino-7-oxononanoate transaminase: MGLNNQWMQRDLAVLWHPCTQMKDHEQLPLIPIKRGEGVWLEDFEGKRYLDAVSSWWVNVFGHANPRINQRIKDQVDQLEHVILAGFSHQPVIELSERLVKMTPQGLNRVFYADNGSSCIEVALKMSFHYWLNRGQPNKKRFVTLTNSYHGETMAAMAVGDVPLFTETYKALLMDTIKVPSPDCYGRPDGMSWEEHSRNMFAAMEQTLAENHDSVAAVIVEPLIQGAGGMRMYHPVYLKLLREACDRYGVHLIHDEIAVGFGRTGTMFACEQAGIRPDFLCLSKALTGGYLPLAACLTTDEVYSAFYDDYPTLRAFLHSHSYTGNPLACAAALATLDIFEQDNVIENNRALAQRMASATAHLVDHPNVSEVRQTGMVLAIEMVKDKATKEAYPWQERRGLKVFQHALERGALLRPLGSVVYFLPPYVITPEQIDFLAEVASEGIDIATRDSVSVAVPKDFHPGFRDPG, translated from the coding sequence ATGGGCCTGAATAACCAGTGGATGCAACGCGATCTCGCGGTGTTGTGGCATCCCTGCACCCAGATGAAAGACCACGAACAGCTGCCGCTGATCCCGATCAAGCGCGGCGAAGGCGTCTGGCTCGAAGACTTCGAAGGCAAGCGCTACCTCGACGCGGTCAGTTCCTGGTGGGTCAATGTGTTCGGCCACGCCAACCCGCGCATCAACCAGCGCATCAAGGATCAGGTCGATCAACTCGAACACGTGATTCTTGCCGGTTTCAGTCATCAGCCGGTGATCGAGCTGTCCGAGCGCCTGGTGAAGATGACCCCGCAAGGCCTGAATCGGGTGTTCTACGCCGATAATGGCTCGTCGTGCATCGAAGTCGCGCTGAAGATGAGCTTTCACTACTGGCTCAATCGCGGCCAGCCGAATAAAAAGCGCTTCGTCACCCTGACCAACAGCTACCACGGTGAAACCATGGCGGCGATGGCGGTCGGCGATGTGCCGCTGTTCACCGAGACCTACAAAGCCCTGCTGATGGACACCATCAAGGTGCCGAGCCCGGATTGCTACGGACGTCCCGACGGCATGAGCTGGGAAGAACATTCGCGCAACATGTTTGCCGCCATGGAACAGACCCTGGCGGAAAACCATGACAGCGTCGCGGCAGTGATCGTCGAGCCGCTGATCCAGGGCGCGGGCGGCATGCGCATGTATCACCCGGTCTACCTCAAGCTGCTGCGCGAGGCCTGCGACCGTTACGGCGTGCACCTGATCCACGACGAAATCGCCGTCGGTTTCGGCCGCACCGGCACGATGTTCGCCTGCGAGCAGGCCGGCATCCGCCCGGACTTCCTCTGTCTGTCCAAAGCCCTCACCGGCGGCTACCTGCCGCTGGCCGCGTGCCTGACCACCGACGAGGTCTACAGCGCGTTCTACGACGACTACCCGACCCTGCGCGCCTTTCTCCATTCGCACAGCTACACCGGCAACCCGCTGGCGTGCGCGGCGGCACTGGCGACGCTGGATATCTTCGAGCAGGACAACGTCATCGAGAACAACCGGGCGCTGGCCCAGCGCATGGCCTCGGCGACGGCGCATCTGGTCGATCACCCGAACGTGTCCGAAGTGCGCCAGACCGGCATGGTCCTGGCCATCGAGATGGTCAAGGATAAAGCCACGAAAGAGGCCTACCCTTGGCAGGAGCGCCGTGGTCTGAAGGTGTTCCAGCATGCGCTGGAGCGTGGCGCGCTGTTGCGGCCGCTGGGCAGCGTGGTGTATTTCCTGCCGCCCTATGTGATCACCCCGGAGCAGATCGACTTTCTGGCCGAAGTGGCCAGTGAAGGCATCGACATTGCGACGCGTGACAGCGTCAGCGTCGCGGTACCGAAAGATTTCCATCCCGGTTTCCGTGATCCCGGCTGA
- the mdcH gene encoding malonate decarboxylase subunit epsilon, producing the protein MSSLLVFPGQGAQQAGMLQRLPGDTLVEASDVLGEDVSLLDSTEALRTTRAVQLCLLIAGVAASRQLLQDGLRADYVAGLSIGAYPAAVVAGALSFSDALQLVSLRGELMQQAYPQGYGMTAIIGLQLSTVETLLAQVHSEETPVYLANINADNQVVIAGSDKAMQAVAELARGRGAGVAKRLAVSVPSHCPLLEKPAQALADAFAKVELKNPKIAYLSGSSARPVTKVEALRDDLAFNMCRVVDWRGTVQSAYERGVRLQIELPPGAVLSGLARRVFEQGTVTAFDSARLDTLQALLREEGGRQL; encoded by the coding sequence GTGAGCAGTCTGCTGGTGTTTCCCGGCCAGGGCGCGCAGCAGGCGGGCATGCTTCAGCGTTTGCCCGGCGACACCCTGGTCGAGGCCAGTGATGTTCTTGGCGAAGATGTCTCGCTGCTGGATTCCACCGAGGCATTGCGCACGACAAGGGCGGTCCAACTCTGTCTGCTGATCGCCGGGGTCGCTGCTTCACGGCAGTTATTGCAGGATGGCCTGAGAGCAGATTACGTCGCCGGGCTGTCCATCGGCGCTTATCCGGCGGCAGTGGTGGCAGGGGCCTTGAGTTTCAGCGATGCGCTGCAGCTGGTCAGCCTGCGTGGTGAGCTGATGCAGCAGGCTTATCCACAGGGCTACGGCATGACCGCGATCATCGGTCTGCAATTATCCACAGTGGAAACGCTGCTGGCCCAGGTGCACAGCGAAGAAACGCCGGTGTATCTGGCCAACATCAACGCTGATAACCAAGTGGTCATCGCCGGCAGCGACAAGGCCATGCAAGCGGTGGCCGAACTGGCGCGCGGTCGCGGCGCCGGAGTGGCGAAACGGCTGGCGGTGAGCGTGCCGTCGCATTGCCCATTGCTGGAAAAGCCGGCGCAGGCGCTTGCCGACGCCTTCGCCAAGGTTGAACTGAAGAATCCGAAAATCGCTTATCTGAGCGGCAGTAGCGCGCGGCCTGTGACCAAAGTCGAAGCGCTGCGCGATGACCTCGCTTTCAACATGTGCCGCGTGGTGGATTGGCGCGGCACCGTGCAAAGCGCCTACGAGCGCGGCGTGCGTTTACAGATCGAACTGCCGCCCGGTGCGGTGCTCAGCGGGCTGGCACGCCGGGTGTTCGAGCAGGGCACCGTCACTGCCTTCGACAGTGCCCGCCTCGACACCCTGCAAGCGCTGTTGCGAGAGGAGGGTGGCCGCCAACTCTAA
- the trhA gene encoding PAQR family membrane homeostasis protein TrhA: MYHGEKLNAWTHLVGAIAAFIGGVWMLVIASLDGSPWKIVSVAIYAFTLLVLYSASTVYHSVRGRKKAIMKKVDHFSIYLLIAGSYTPFCLVTLRGPWGWTLFGIVWGLALIGILQEIKPRSEARILSIVIYAVMGWIVLVAVKPLIAALGTAGFAWLASGGVLYTVGIIFFALDHRLRHAHGIWHLFVIAGSLLHFVAILFYVL; encoded by the coding sequence ATGTATCACGGGGAAAAACTCAACGCATGGACCCATTTGGTCGGAGCTATTGCGGCGTTTATCGGCGGCGTGTGGATGCTGGTAATCGCCAGCCTCGACGGCAGTCCATGGAAGATTGTCAGCGTGGCGATTTATGCGTTTACCTTGCTGGTGCTCTACAGCGCCTCGACCGTTTACCACAGCGTGCGCGGGCGCAAGAAAGCGATCATGAAGAAGGTCGATCATTTTTCGATCTACCTGCTGATCGCCGGCAGCTACACGCCGTTCTGCCTGGTGACGTTACGCGGGCCGTGGGGCTGGACGCTGTTCGGGATTGTCTGGGGGCTGGCGCTGATCGGCATTCTGCAAGAGATCAAACCGCGCTCCGAAGCGCGGATTCTGTCGATCGTGATTTACGCGGTGATGGGCTGGATCGTCCTGGTCGCGGTCAAGCCGCTGATTGCCGCACTGGGCACGGCGGGGTTTGCCTGGCTGGCGTCGGGCGGCGTGCTGTATACGGTGGGGATTATCTTTTTTGCCCTGGATCACCGCTTGCGGCATGCCCATGGCATCTGGCACCTGTTCGTGATCGCCGGGAGCTTGCTGCATTTCGTCGCGATTCTGTTCTACGTCCTCTAA
- a CDS encoding 16S rRNA (uracil(1498)-N(3))-methyltransferase: MRLSRFFIDAPLSTGEHELPEAQAHYISRVLRMAEGDAVQLFDGSGHEFRGSLVEVGKKRVVVQIDEQFAGQVESPLQIHLGQGLSRGERMDWAIQKATELGVNEITPIFSDRCEVRLKDERADKRLLHWRQVAISACEQCGRSRVPVIHPPVLLADWIKQTEAELKLVLHPEAEPLVSHARPATLAFLIGPEGGLSDGEVEQAKTNGFHAARLGPRVLRTETAPVVALAVAQQLWGDF; encoded by the coding sequence ATGAGACTGTCCCGCTTCTTTATCGACGCCCCGCTGAGCACCGGCGAACACGAACTGCCGGAGGCCCAGGCGCATTACATCAGCCGCGTGCTGCGCATGGCCGAGGGCGATGCCGTGCAGTTGTTCGACGGTTCCGGCCATGAGTTTCGCGGATCGCTGGTAGAAGTCGGCAAGAAGCGCGTCGTCGTGCAGATCGACGAGCAATTCGCCGGGCAGGTCGAATCGCCGCTGCAGATCCACCTGGGCCAGGGCCTCTCCCGTGGCGAGCGGATGGACTGGGCGATTCAGAAAGCCACCGAGCTGGGCGTGAATGAAATCACTCCGATCTTCAGTGACCGCTGTGAAGTCCGCCTCAAGGACGAACGCGCCGATAAACGCCTGCTGCACTGGCGCCAGGTAGCGATCAGCGCGTGCGAGCAATGTGGGCGCTCGCGGGTGCCGGTAATTCATCCGCCAGTGTTGTTGGCGGACTGGATCAAGCAGACTGAAGCGGAGTTGAAGCTGGTGTTGCATCCGGAGGCAGAGCCGCTGGTCAGCCATGCCAGACCGGCGACGCTGGCGTTCCTGATCGGGCCGGAAGGGGGCTTGTCAGATGGCGAAGTCGAGCAGGCCAAGACCAACGGCTTCCACGCCGCCCGCCTCGGGCCGCGGGTGCTGCGCACCGAGACCGCGCCAGTGGTGGCATTGGCTGTTGCACAACAGCTTTGGGGTGACTTTTAG
- the madL gene encoding malonate transporter subunit MadL: protein MIIYGVALLAICTLAGVIMGDMLGVLLGVKSNVGGVGIAMILLICARLWMQKRGGMTKDCEMGVGFWGAMYIPVVVAMAAQQNVVTALHGGPVAVLAAIGSVAVCGCTIALISRTHKGEPLPDEPAEISPVGTPVGGR, encoded by the coding sequence ATGATTATTTACGGTGTGGCGCTGCTGGCGATCTGTACGCTGGCAGGGGTGATCATGGGTGACATGCTTGGCGTGTTGCTGGGCGTCAAATCCAACGTCGGCGGGGTCGGCATTGCGATGATCCTGCTGATCTGCGCACGCTTGTGGATGCAAAAGCGCGGCGGCATGACCAAGGATTGCGAGATGGGCGTCGGCTTCTGGGGCGCGATGTACATTCCGGTGGTGGTGGCGATGGCCGCGCAGCAGAACGTCGTCACCGCCCTGCACGGCGGCCCGGTGGCGGTGCTGGCGGCAATCGGCTCCGTGGCGGTTTGTGGTTGCACGATTGCCCTGATCAGCCGCACTCACAAGGGCGAACCGTTGCCCGACGAACCGGCGGAAATTTCCCCGGTCGGCACCCCGGTAGGAGGTCGCTGA